In Pseudomonas sp. HR96, the DNA window GGCCGTGCAGCTCGTCGCGCAGGTCGTAGCGGGCCATGGGGCCGACGTAGTTCTCGTCCAGCAGCGGGTCGCCGACCTTCAAGGCGCGCACGCCTTCAAGGAAGCGTTCGGTGAAGGCCTCGAGCAGCGGTGCCTCGACGATGATGCGCTTGGCGGCCACGCAGACCTGGCCGCTGTTCTGGAAGCGGCCGACGATGGCGGCCTTCACCGCCTGTTCGAGGTCAGCGTCGGCCAACACGATGAACGGGTCGGCGCCGCCCAGTTCCAGCACGCATTTTTTCAGCGCCGCGCCGGCCTGTGCGGCGATCGCCGAGCCCGCCCGCACGCTGCCGGTGACCGCCACGGCGGCGATGCGCGGGTCGGCAATGGCCGTGGACACCCTGGCCGGGGTGACATTGATCACTTCGAACAGCCCCCGTGGCGCCTCGGCCTCCTCGAAGGCCTGCAGCATCAGGGCGGCGCAACCCATCACGTTGGGGGCGTGCTTGAGCACATAACTGTTGCCGGCCAGCAGAATCGGCACAGCGCCGCGCAGCACCTGCCACACCGGGAAATTCCACGGCATCACCGCCAGCACCGGGCCCAGCGCTCGGTATTGGATAAAGGCCTTGGCCACCTGGGTAGGCTCCGGCGCCAGCAGAGCAGGGCCGTGTTCGGCGTACCACTCGCACAGGGCGGCGCATTTCTCGATTTCGGCGCGGGCCTGGACGCTGGGCTTGCCCATTTCCAGGGTGATCATTCGGGCCATGGCCGCGCTGTTGCGCCGCAGTGCTGCGCCAAGGCGTACCAACATCGCCGCACGTTCCTCGACTGGGCGGTAGCGCCACTCGGCAAAGGTGGCGGCGCTGCGGGCCAGGGCCTGGTCGAGGGCGGCGTCCGTCTCGAACGGGTAGCGCGCCAGTTCTTCGCCGGTGGTGGGGTTCAGGGAGATCGCGTAGTCAGTCATGGTTGGGCTCCTGTAGAAGATGGAGCCAGCATAGGCGCCTGGATCATTCTTCGATATTGAATAATAATGAGTGAAACCGTCTCTCGGAGAGAAAGATATGGATCTAACCCAGTTGGAGTTATTTCGCGCTGTGGCCGAGGAGGGCAGCATCAGCGCCGCCGCGCAACGCATGCACCGAGTGCCGTCGAACCTCACCACGCGCATTCGTCAGCTGGAGAGCGAGCTGGGCGTGGACCTGTTCATCCGCGAGAAGCTGCGCCTGCGCCTGTCGCCCAGCGGCTGGAATTTTCTCGACTACACCCGGCGCATTCTCGACCTGGTCGAGGAGGCCAAGAGCGCCGTCAGCGGCAACGAGCCGCAAGGCGCGTTCGTGCTGGGTTCTCAGGAAAGTACGGCGGCGGTGCGCATCCCGCCGCTGCTCGCGGCTTATCACCACCGCTACCCCAAGGTCGAGCTGGACCTGTCCACCGGCCCTTCCGGCGACATGATCGACGGCGTGCTGGCCGGGCGCTTCGCCGCCGCCTTCATCGACGGGCCGGTCAACCATCCGCTGCTCGAAGGCGTGCCGGCCTACGACGAGGAGCTGGTGATCATTGCCGGCCGCGATCACCCGCCGATCACCCGCGCGCAGGAGGTCAACGGCCGCGCGCTGTATGCCTTTCGCGCCAACTGCTCGTACCGCCGCGACTTGGAGAATTGGTTCGTCGCCGATGGCGCCACCCCTGGGCGGATCTTCGAGATGGAGTCCTACCACGGCATGGTCGCCTGCGTCAGCGCCGGTGCCGGGTTGGCGTTGGTGCCGCTGAGCATGCTGCAGAGCATGCCGGCGGCGCACAACGTCAGCGTCTGGCCCATGAGCCAGCCGCAGCGGCCGGTGCAGACCTGGCTGACCTGGCGGCGCGGCATGCGCTCGGCCAACCTGCTGGCCATGCTGGAGCTGCTCGGTGCCGAGCAACCCGAGGCAACGACCGCCGATCTGCCGGCCGGCGCATCGCGCTGAACGAACCGGCCCCCGGCGCTTTCCTCTGTTGGCTAGTTCAACAATTCGAGTTGCCACACAGAGGAAGCCAGCATGCGTGCATTGACCTATCACGGCGCCCATTCGGTCAAGGTCGACAC includes these proteins:
- the ptrR gene encoding putrescine utilization regulator PtrR, producing the protein MDLTQLELFRAVAEEGSISAAAQRMHRVPSNLTTRIRQLESELGVDLFIREKLRLRLSPSGWNFLDYTRRILDLVEEAKSAVSGNEPQGAFVLGSQESTAAVRIPPLLAAYHHRYPKVELDLSTGPSGDMIDGVLAGRFAAAFIDGPVNHPLLEGVPAYDEELVIIAGRDHPPITRAQEVNGRALYAFRANCSYRRDLENWFVADGATPGRIFEMESYHGMVACVSAGAGLALVPLSMLQSMPAAHNVSVWPMSQPQRPVQTWLTWRRGMRSANLLAMLELLGAEQPEATTADLPAGASR
- a CDS encoding aldehyde dehydrogenase family protein; the protein is MTDYAISLNPTTGEELARYPFETDAALDQALARSAATFAEWRYRPVEERAAMLVRLGAALRRNSAAMARMITLEMGKPSVQARAEIEKCAALCEWYAEHGPALLAPEPTQVAKAFIQYRALGPVLAVMPWNFPVWQVLRGAVPILLAGNSYVLKHAPNVMGCAALMLQAFEEAEAPRGLFEVINVTPARVSTAIADPRIAAVAVTGSVRAGSAIAAQAGAALKKCVLELGGADPFIVLADADLEQAVKAAIVGRFQNSGQVCVAAKRIIVEAPLLEAFTERFLEGVRALKVGDPLLDENYVGPMARYDLRDELHGQVQQSIGQGARLLLGGDKLPGAGNYYAPTVLADVVPGMTAFDQELFGPVASIIAARDAEHALQLANDSEFGLASTVWSADVERARRIAARLETGGVFINGYCASDPRVAIGGIKKSGYGRELSHFGLREFCNAQTVWEDRLG